The Huiozyma naganishii CBS 8797 chromosome 6, complete genome genome includes a window with the following:
- the MYO1 gene encoding myosin 1 (similar to Saccharomyces cerevisiae MYO1 (YHR023W); ancestral locus Anc_5.267), with protein MNEHSPNTLVWVPDDELVFAKAHFLTSNDDAKTANVQLESSQEIRQVPLDQVHAVNPANFDKIDNMSELTHLNEPAVLYNLENRYLDDMIYTYSGLFLVAINPYSDIPIYNQEYIDRYNNCETHRGEAKVKPHIFAVAEEAYQSLLSEKENQTILVTGESGAGKTENTKKILQYLAAITSRDEPSLTASLQGGGKSFEMKILQSNPILEAFGNSQTVRNNNSSRFGKFIKIEFDERGRINGAHIEWYLFEKSRVVNQHKEERNYHIFYQFLTGISSHELNKKYKLPTNSIGAYNYLAHSNQTIQGVDDQENFVQLLLAFKTVGISEEEIEQMFKIIAIILHIGNIEFSSEKAEQASFKNETTDLTELLGVTNEEFTHAILRPKYKAGKDWVSKSKNSTQARFVLNSLARKLYENMFAYIVERINRSLDHGSMTANYIGLLDIAGFEIFKHNSFEQLCINYTNEKLQQFFNHHMFVLEQSEYVKENIQWEYIDYGKNLQSTIDLIEQKSVPSGILPLLDEESILPKSTDKSFFERLITSWEKKSDRFKRSKLEDCFILKHYAGDVEYNVDGWLSKNKDPLNENLLSVMSSSTNTLVSSFFSIEDSSDKQGRVSGRSLRTASARHREQQISLLNQLGHSHPHFVRCIIPNNLKMAKRFDRNLILEQLRCNGVLEGIRISREGYPNRILFAEFLERYNLLMKEEEYKGVDQKKQCEIILSHLHLDPTLFKVGKSKLFFKAGVLANMEVERECILRSISVLLNSRIRGCSARKMAKQKLKKLTAAKMVGESFRRYNTLMEDPWYNLFIRIKPLLSSTEDTLKSRKFIAEIKAMEEKLMESQKQSNEFLKKNSEVNDQLNETRKLLKQETEKLKEHERTLVDNEAKKELLKVQLDEALVLHEKLDNEKKEILKNYEEADAKVASLQNSLSEKGKELDWLQLRKSELEAELRTLKDSITSEEQSQSHLMKENEKLTEQIVLLQKESAAKEDQIRNLKEKVEISGKGLESKLELLEKSCDASMTKLKVLIDENVRLNAQINSVKKEKTELVGKLRSKDAELTKLNQKASLHSTELENISAQRDQAIKKNQQTALVLKNTKKDFELLKTNYTSLQNRYDSQKEVQIQTEKQLSMEKDDSRVHDLERRLDQEISLNEYLHQQLSTKDKINIGIPSASFLFKPEMSKEELVMGCNEIIVKLDDTSKKLQAEIEEKKNLISKLRFAETRLASSSFDFQNANAQVNKLKEIIEKSNLNVDLDKELGESTLTDINVEKLVLEVQYLRRQLEVEKNVRTNAENVTKALHQKFDKIQKVDSTSNIYKLKFEASEERIKSLESKLHSGVLRDKTNTLNAGNIFRNRDNAAKYEEEIRFQKIENYKLQEHLNETNKQITSLSFEIKQYGSKEKMLENHIDVLKQDLEDAEKQKELLNLSLKQQRIQYEKCVADLQENEVQLRDYIHALKQAEDDVKSMADVIDKLKTQNKEKDKIIWEKETARNEIEMKLEDNILEYKRVQDLNALLNSDLAHLRGALSEVRDTSQYTNEIEGLKQEIESSNKRETTLKKEISTLRYKLETTTNNSEAKIVDLIKQLEHYSHLAEVLSNERDVADAAEKELRKEYDDLTMKSNSLTSKVESLADERSQLLSDIDQLRKKLDESSDKFSNSVREKHDINGQIKYLEETLALQKEQNIRNEELVQKLQAEMEDYREKFEAEKHANIELHEDHQTLVKVSTQLKEKIATLQEQLNDTTQKDGWIAKIQEMDRMLAEETEVKYEEMKKNKNLELIVEDLKTKNQQQSDVIQMANEDRQQFENNMLQYNGQVSELEKLISKQELDLKKFVRDNSYYQDRVSDLEKELNFWKAKAGGESNGMRMSMEASNEKVYG; from the coding sequence ATGAATGAACACTCACCAAACACTTTGGTGTGGGTTCCAGACGATGAATTGGTTTTCGCTAAAGCTCATTTCTTAACCTCAAACGACGATGCCAAGACTGCCAATGTTCAATTGGAGTCTTCACAGGAGATCAGACAGGTGCCTCTTGATCAAGTACATGCGGTGAATCCTGCCAATTTTGACAAAATCGATAACATGTCCGAACTGACTCACTTGAACGAACCTGCAGTACTTTACAACCTTGAGAACAGGTATCTGGATGACATGATATACACATACTCCGGGCTGTTCCTCGTTGCTATTAACCCATATTCTGACATCCCCATCTACAACCAAGAGTACATTGATCGGTACAACAACTGTGAAACTCATAGAGGTGAGGCTAAAGTGAAACCGCATATTTTCGCGGTAGCCGAGGAAGCATACCAAAGTCTGTTGAGCGAAAAGGAGAACCAAACCATTTTGGTAACGGGGGAATCCGGTGCAGGGAAGACTGAAAATACAAAGAAAATCCTTCAGTATCTTGCCGCTATCACTTCAAGGGATGAACCCTCCCTGACGGCATCTTTGCAAGGCGGTGGGAAAAGTTTCGAAATGAAAATTTTGCAAAGTAACCCGATATTGGAGGCGTTTGGGAATTCACAAACTGTAAGGAACAATAACTCATCGCGTTTTGGGaaattcatcaaaattGAGTTTGATGAGAGGGGGAGGATTAATGGTGCCCACATCGAGTGGTATTTGTTTGAGAAATCAAGGGTTGTTAATCAACACAAGGAGGAACGAAACTACCACATCTTCTATCAGTTTTTGACAGGTATCAGCTCCCATGAGCTAAATAAGAAATATAAACTACCGACGAATTCCATTGGCGCATATAATTACTTAGCCCACTCCAACCAAACGATACAGGGTGTAGATGATCAGGAAAACTTTGTACAACTGTTACTTGCATTCAAAACGGTTGGAATatctgaagaagaaattgaacagatGTTCAAAATAATTGCCATCATCTTACATATAGGGAACATTGAATTTTCTTCAGAAAAGGCTGAACAGGCTTCCTTTAAAAATGAGACTACAGATTTAACCGAGTTGCTAGGTGTTACAAATGAGGAGTTTACTCACGCTATTTTAAGACCAAAATACAAAGCTGGTAAAGACTGGGtgtcaaaatcaaaaaattcgACTCAAGCTCGGTTTGTACTGAACTCACTGGCAAGAAAATTGTACGAGAATATGTTTGCGTACATCGTTGAAAGAATAAATAGATCCTTGGACCACGGATCAATGACAGCAAATTACATTGGGTTGCTGGATATTGCAGGCTTTGAAATATTCAAGCATAACTCCTTTGAACAGCTTTGTATCAACTACACAAATGAAAAGTTACAGCAGTTTTTCAATCATCACATGTTTGTCCTAGAACAGAGTGAATACGTCAAGGAAAACATACAGTGGGAATATATCGATTACGGGAAAAACCTACAATCTACCATTGATCTCATAGAACAGAAGAGCGTCCCGTCTGGCATATTGCCTCTACTAGATGAAGAATCCATTCTCCCTAAAAGTACAGACAAATCTTTTTTCGAAAGGCTAATTACCAGCTGGGAGAAAAAGTCAGATCGGTTCAAAAGATCAAAGCTTGAAGATTGCTTTATCTTGAAACATTATGCAGGAGACGTGGAATATAATGTCGATGGCTGGTTgtcaaaaaataaagatCCTTTGAATGAAAACCTACTATCGGTGATGTCCAGCTCGACCAACACGCTGGTTTCAAGTTTTTTCAGTATTGAAGATAGCTCGGATAAACAAGGAAGAGTATCAGGCAGGTCATTGAGAACTGCTTCTGCACGTCACAGGGAACAACAGATATCACTCCTAAATCAACTAGGGCACTCACATCCTCACTTTGTTCGATGCATCATTCCCAACAATCTCAAGATGGCCAAAAGATTTGACCGGAATTTGATTTTGGAACAGCTGCGTTGCAATGGTGTCCTGGAAGGTATCAGAATTTCGAGAGAGGGTTATCCCAATAGGATTCTGTTTGCAGAGTTCCTTGAAAGGTATAATTTACTGATgaaggaagaagaatacAAAGGTGTAGACCAAAAGAAACAGTGCGAAATTATCCTGTCGCATCTCCACTTGGATCCAACACTATTCAAAGTGGGAAAAAGTAAGCTATTCTTTAAAGCAGGTGTTCTGGCTAATATGGAGGTCGAACGCGAATGTATATTGCGCTCCATATCCGTCCTCCTAAATTCACGTATAAGAGGGTGTTCGGCAAGAAAAATGGCAAAacaaaaactgaaaaagCTGACGGCTGCCAAAATGGTTGGAGAGTCTTTCCGACGGTACAATACTCTAATGGAAGATCCGTGGTATAATTTGTTTATTAGGATCAAACCTTTGTTATCATCGACAGAGGACACATTGAAGTCAAGGAAATTCATAGCCGAAATAAAAGCTATGGAGGAAAAGCTTATGGAAAGTCAGAAACAAAGCAATGAATTTCTTAAGAAAAATAGCGAAGTTAATGACCAGTTGAACGAAACGAGAAAGTTGTTGAagcaagaaactgaaaaactTAAAGAACATGAAAGAACCTTGGTTGACAACGAAGCTAAAAAAGAGCTTTTGAAAGTTCAGTTGGATGAAGCCCTTGTTTTGCATGAAAAACTTGATAAtgagaaaaaggaaattttgaagaattaCGAAGAGGCAGACGCTAAAGTTGCGTCTTTGCAGAATTCACTCTCAGAAAAGGGGAAAGAACTTGATTGGCTGCAGTTAAGGAAATCGGAGTTAGAAGCTGAACTTAGAACTCTGAAGGATAGCATCACGTCCGAAGAACAATCTCAAAGCCACTTGATGAAGGAGAATGAAAAACTCACAGAGCAGATTGTTTTGCTCCAAAAAGAGTCAGCGGCCAAAGAGGACCAGATAAGAAATCTAAAAGAAAAAGTGGAGATATCTGGAAAGGGTTTAGAGAGCAAACTAGAGCTTTTGGAGAAGAGTTGTGATGCTTCGATGACCAAACTAAAAGTTTTGATTGATGAGAACGTCCGCTTGAATGCCCAGATCAATTCAgtgaaaaaagaaaaaacagaatTAGTCGGAAAGCTGAGATCGAAGGATGCCGAGTTGACCAAATTAAATCAAAAGGCCAGTCTTCACAGCActgaacttgaaaatatttctgctcaaagagatcaagcAATTAAAAAAAACCAACAAACAGCGTTAGTACTGAAAAACACCAAGAAGGATTTTGAGCTACTAAAAACAAACTACACCTCCCTGCAAAATAGATATGACAgccaaaaagaagttcaaattCAGACGGAAAAACAACTTAGCATGGAAAAGGATGACTCTAGGGTACATGACCTCGAGAGAAGGCTTGACCAAGAGATTTCATTAAACGAATATCTgcatcaacaactttcAACAAAAGATAAAATCAATATAGGCATTCCTTCAGcttcatttctttttaaACCGGAAATGAGCAAAGAAGAGCTAGTGATGGGATGTAACGAAATCATTGTAAAGTTGGATGATACGTCGAAGAAGCTGCAAGCcgaaattgaagaaaagaaaaatctCATTTCCAAATTACGTTTTGCAGAAACGAGACTTGCATCATCTTCGTTTGATTTTCAGAATGCAAATGCCCAAGtgaacaaactgaaggaAATAATAGAAAAATCGAATCTGAACGTTGATTTGGACAAGGAACTGGGTGAAAGTACACTGACAGATATTAATGTCGAAAAGCTTGTACTTGAAGTTCAATATCTTAGAAGACAATTGGAAGTTGAGAAAAATGTACGCACAAATGCAGAAAATGTGACAAAAGCTCTTCACCAGaaatttgacaaaatacAAAAAGTTGATTCCACTTCCAATATCTACAAACTGAAGTTCGAAGCAAGTGAAGAACGTATAAAATCTCTAGAATCGAAACTGCATTCCGGGGTTTTACGGGATAAAACAAACACATTAAACGCTGGTAACATTTTCCGAAATAGAGATAACGCTGCAAAATATGAGGAGGAGATTCGTTTCcagaaaattgaaaattACAAGCTTCAAGAGCATCTTAACGAAACAAATAAACAAATAACCAGTTTGTCTTTTGAAATAAAGCAATATGGGTCCAAAGAGAAGATGCTAGAAAACCACATTGACGTATTAAAGCAGGATTTGGAAGATGCtgagaaacaaaaagaatTGCTAAACTTGTCGTTAAAACAACAACGAATCCAGTACGAAAAGTGCGTCGCCGACCTGCAAGAGAACGAAGTCCAGCTTCGAGACTACATACATGCTCTGAAACAAGCTGAAGATGATGTAAAAAGTATGGCAGATGTCATAGACAAGTTGAAGACTcaaaacaaagaaaaagacaAAATAATCTGGGAGAAAGAGACAGCACGGAACGAGATCGAAATGAAGCTTGAAGATAATATATTGGAATATAAACGAGTTCAGGACCTAAACGCACTTTTGAACTCAGATTTGGCACATCTCAGAGGAGCATTGTCCGAAGTTAGAGACACTTCACAGTATACCAATGAAATTGAGGGACTCAAGCAAGAGATTGAATCTAGCAATAAAAGAGAGActactttgaagaaggaaattTCAACGTTGAGATACAAACTGGAAACAACTACGAATAATTCTGAAGCAAAGATTGTTGATCTAATAAAGCAATTGGAACATTACTCGCATCTAGCAGAGGTACTCAGTAATGAAAGAGATGTTGCGGATGCTGCAGAAAAGGAATTGCGGAAGGAATACGATGACTTGACCATGAAATCGAATTCCCTGACTTCCAAGGTTGAATCGTTAGCTGATGAACGGTCGCAGCTTCTCTCTGATATTGACCAACTGAGAAAGAAGCTAGATGAGTCCAGTGATAAGTTCAGTAATTCAGTGAGAGAGAAACATGACATTAATGGACAGATTAAGTATTTAGAAGAGACTTTGGCACTTCAAAAGGAACAAAATATCCGCAACGAGGAACTGGTTCAAAAGTTGCAGGCAGAGATGGAGGATTATAGAGAGAAGTTTGAGGCTGAAAAGCATGCCAATATTGAACTTCATGAAGATCATCAAACTTTGGTTAAGGTAAGCACCCAGCTCAAAGAGAAAATCGCAACACTTCAAGAGCAGTTGAATGATACAACACAGAAGGATGGTTGGATTGCTAAAATTCAGGAGATGGATCGGATGCTTGCCGAGGAAACTGAAGTGAAATATGAagagatgaagaagaataaaaaTCTTGAACTCATAGTCGAAGATCTGAAAACCAAGAACCAGCAGCAAAGTGATGTAATTCAAATGGCTAACGAGGATAGACAGCAGTTTGAAAATAATATGCTACAATACAACGGACAAGTTAGTGAATTGGAGAAGTTAATCTCTAAACAGGAGCTTGACCTTAAAAAGTTTGTAAGGGACAATTCTTACTACCAGGACAGAGTTTCagatttggagaaggagttGAACTTTTGGAAAGCGAAGGCTGGTGGCGAGAGTAACGGCATGAGGATGTCAATGGAGGCGTCGAATGAAAAAGTATATGGTTAG
- the KNAG0F02740 gene encoding uncharacterized protein (similar to Saccharomyces cerevisiae YHR022C; ancestral locus Anc_5.266): protein MSTLLYDIPSNPTPRCMDQGTVRITVMGDERSGKTSLVLRCITDSYHEVATGAYMEDIYHKPVNLNTLAKDIGYEGQGLNNRIPRNMMDVYMLDCSAFEIADFSDIRNEQIIQSDAFIICFDPTDRATFSNLRTYQRRIERVRGIDDAVPIFVVATKVDLQADMKIQREEIHEMLNRFELSYDDDYFEVSSKLNLDVKQLLWQTLMKIEDYRRDQRSHLESEKLTPNTLSALMDKNATASLSATPNSTKSCMQEKVESDDINPKLHNNDDEKRELLGTDRVSARTLQCRKVSSSASQHRKSTRHTNMTKPDSTCCIVC from the coding sequence ATGTCAACGCTACTGTACGATATACCAAGTAATCCCACCCCACGATGTATGGACCAAGGTACTGTAAGAATTACCGTCATGGGAGATGAACGCTCAGGTAAGACCTCGTTGGTTCTGAGATGCATAACAGACTCGTACCATGAAGTCGCCACGGGGGCCTACATGGAGGACATATATCATAAGCCGGTTAACTTGAATACATTAGCGAAGGATATTGGATATGAAGGACAGGGACTCAATAACAGGATCCCTAGAAACATGATGGACGTGTATATGTTGGATTGCAGTGCATTCGAGATCGCTGACTTTTCAGATATAAGAAACGAACAAATTATTCAGTCAGACGCATTTATCATATGCTTCGACCCAACAGACAGAGCCACTTTTTCAAACCTGAGGACGTACCAAAGGAGAATTGAAAGGGTACGAGGCATAGATGATGCAGTACCCATCTTTGTGGTCGCCACAAAGGTGGACCTACAGGCGGATATGAAGATACAAAGGGAAGAGATACACGAAATGTTGAACAGGTTTGAGCTGTCCTATGACGACGACTACTTCGAGGTGTCTTCAAAACTTAACTTAGACGTTAAACAGCTTCTATGGCAgacgttgatgaaaatAGAAGATTATAGAAGGGACCAACGTAGTCACCTAGAATCTGAAAAGCTCACACCAAACACGTTATCGGCATTAATGGACAAAAATGCAACGGCATCTTTGTCCGCCACACCAAACAGCACCAAGAGCTGCATGCAGGAGAAGGTTGAAAGCGATGACATCAACCCTAAACTTCACAACAACGACGATGAGAAAAGGGAACTGCTCGGAACAGACAGAGTTTCCGCACGGACGTTGCAATGCAGGAAAGTTAGCTCGTCTGCCTCTCAACACAGGAAATCTACGAGACACACTAACATGACAAAACCGGACAGTACGTGTTGCATCGTATGCTGA
- the RPS27B gene encoding 40S ribosomal protein eS27 (similar to Saccharomyces cerevisiae RPS27B (YHR021C) and RPS27A (YKL156W); ancestral locus Anc_5.265) yields MVLVQDLLHPSAATEARKHKLKTLVQAPRSYFLDVKCPGCLNITTVFSHAQTAVTCESCATVLCTPTGGKAKLSEGTSFRRK; encoded by the coding sequence ATGGTTTTAGTCCAAGATTTATTGCACCCATCTGCTGCCACTGAAGCCAGAAAGCACAAGCTTAAGACATTGGTCCAAGCTCCAAGATCGTACTTCCTAGATGTCAAATGCCCAGGCTGTTTGAACATCACCACTGTCTTCTCCCATGCCCAGACTGCTGTCACTTGCGAATCTTGCGCCACCGTTCTGTGTACCCCAACGGGTGGTAAGGCCAAGTTGTCCGAAGGTACCTCTTTCAGAAGAAAGTAA
- the KNAG0F02760 gene encoding uncharacterized protein (similar to Saccharomyces cerevisiae YIL102C-A; ancestral locus Anc_5.262) has translation MNRLTIWILLYLYYAVWLILPIFDLEGKYIIFPLPSRYAVFLPIWLLLIGFASVGTYLGVLTIRASTEVSESEK, from the coding sequence ATGAACAGACTGACAATTTGGATACTACTGTATTTATATTATGCTGTTTGGTTGATTCTCCCGATATTTGATCTCGAGGGGAAGTATATCATATTTCCGTTGCCTAGTCGCTACGCAGTTTTCCTACCCATTTGGCTACTTCTAATCGGGTTTGCCTCAGTGGGGACATATCTGGGTGTTTTAACTATACGAGCCTCCACAGAGGTCTCTGAGAGTGAAAAGTAA
- the FAR3 gene encoding Far3p (similar to Saccharomyces cerevisiae FAR3 (YMR052W); ancestral locus Anc_2.615) — protein MNELSGDNFEYLLQLTKVLANECRQTRQETDKIELLFKRVAKQSAISYEDLSAKVPTETLESYEKLSTPNTIDQLINENYALLYKIEQRDYINAKIFALINNINDHLASIKNFVIEQKFTREQDLENFVYENIEAKRNIVNANMENLKKKKP, from the coding sequence ATGAATGAACTTTCAGGGGATAATTTTGAATATCTGCTGCAACTGACGAAGGTACTGGCGAATGAATGCAGACAGACAAGACAGGAGACGGATAAGATCGAACTGCTATTCAAAAGGGTTGCAAAGCAATCTGCAATATCGTATGAGGACCTTAGCGCGAAGGTACCAACCGAGACGTTGGAGAGCTATGAGAAGTTAAGCACTCCCAACACCATTGATCAACTCATAAATGAAAACTACGCATTATTGTATAAGATTGAGCAACGAGACTACATAAATGCCAAAATATTTGCTCTGATTAATAACATCAACGATCACCTCGCATCAATCAAAAACTTTGTAATAGAGCAAAAATTTACTAGAGAACAGGATTTGGAGAACTTCGTGTACGAAAACATAGAGGCGAAAAGAAATATAGTGAATGCCAACATGGAAAAtctcaaaaagaaaaaaccaTAA
- the GPM1 gene encoding phosphoglycerate mutase GPM1 (similar to Saccharomyces cerevisiae GPM1 (YKL152C); ancestral locus Anc_5.257) — protein sequence MPKLILVRHGQSEWNEKNLFTGWVDVRLSAIGEKEAARAGQLLKEKNELPDVLYTSKLSRAIQTANIALSEADRLWIPVKRSWRLNERHYGALQGKDKAATLEEYGEEKFTTWRRSYDVPPPPIADDSEFSQKNDVRYGTVDPKVLPKTESLSLVIDRMLPYWQDVIAKDLLEGKTVMIAAHGNSLRGLVKYLEGISDADIAKLNIPTGIPLVFELDQELKPTKPSYYLDPEAAAAGAAAVAAQGKKK from the coding sequence ATGCCAAAGTTAATCCTTGTTAGACACGGTCAATCCGAATGGAACGAAAAGAACCTATTCACTGGGTGGGTTGATGTCAGACTTTCCGCCATCGGTGAAAAGGAAGCTGCCAGAGCCGGTCAATTgctgaaggagaagaacgaactTCCAGATGTTTTGTACACCTCCAAGTTGTCCAGAGCCATCCAGACTGCCAACATCGCTTTGTCCGAAGCTGACAGATTGTGGATCCCAGTCAAGAGATCCTGGAGATTGAACGAAAGACACTACGGTGCTTTGCAAGGTAAGGACAAGGCCGCCACTTTGGAGGAATACGGTGAAGAGAAATTCACCACCTGGAGAAGATCTTACGACGTCCCACCTCCACCAATTGCTGACGACTCTGAGTTCTCCCAAAAGAACGACGTCAGATACGGTACCGTCGACCCTAAGGTCCTACCAAAGACTGAGTCTTTGTCTTTGGTCATCGACAGAATGTTGCCATACTGGCAAGACGTTATCGCCAAGGACTTGTTGGAAGGTAAGACCGTCATGATCGCTGCCCACGGTAACTCCTTGAGAGGTTTGGTCAAGTACTTGGAAGGTATCTCTGATGCTGACATCGCCAAGTTGAACATCCCAACTGGTATCCCATTGGTTTTCGAATTGGACCAAGAATTGAAGCCAACTAAGCCATCTTACTACTTGGACCCAGAAGCCGCTGCCGCCGGTGCCGCCGCCGTCGCTGCTCAAGGTAAGAAGAAATAA